In Gracilimonas sp., a single window of DNA contains:
- a CDS encoding DUF4296 domain-containing protein yields MVSKFTKNIFCIGLGTLLSALILSACVGPEEIPKPKNLIPEDKYIDLMVEIQHIITYRNANVDSSIDVDSLKLVVYENYDVTEEQYATSHQYYQRHVEQQVKRIGEALERLQAEEKYIQAHIDSAIEANALQDSLMQADTTLDKQQELNPKSIEKN; encoded by the coding sequence ATGGTTTCCAAATTCACGAAAAATATCTTTTGTATCGGGTTGGGAACGTTGCTGTCTGCACTGATTTTATCAGCTTGTGTGGGGCCTGAAGAAATTCCTAAACCCAAAAACCTCATTCCCGAAGATAAATACATCGACTTGATGGTGGAAATACAGCATATCATAACCTATCGTAATGCTAACGTTGATAGCAGTATTGATGTTGATTCTCTGAAATTAGTTGTATACGAAAATTACGATGTTACCGAAGAACAGTATGCAACTTCTCACCAATACTACCAAAGGCACGTAGAACAGCAAGTAAAACGAATAGGTGAGGCATTAGAAAGATTACAAGCTGAAGAAAAATACATTCAGGCACATATTGATTCGGCCATAGAGGCTAATGCCCTGCAAGATTCCCTTATGCAGGCTGATACTACCTTAGATAAACAGCAAGAATTAAACCCAAAATCAATAGAAAAAAACTAA
- a CDS encoding type III pantothenate kinase, whose protein sequence is MSKIDSKTSNNILYLDVGNSSIKGAYKKGVKWEALHTEKHISALELINWVNTHPESFTEVVISSVRKDVQEAIRQHLNKVMVRELTVGDIPRELFDYETPETLGIDRFLACYGATNQTTESVVVIDAGTAITIDFMDQDDVYHGGVIAPGLSGFGEILSQKAPALPNVEMEIPHTWPGKSTVDSLKWGQAGFYKMAIEGILKKYEDEFGSFDLFITGGDGALIEAMIERDSKLRPFLVFDGMKRLKEKISNT, encoded by the coding sequence ATGAGTAAAATCGATTCCAAAACTTCAAATAATATCCTGTATCTGGATGTTGGGAATTCTTCCATAAAAGGTGCATATAAAAAAGGTGTTAAATGGGAAGCCTTGCATACTGAAAAGCACATTTCAGCACTGGAGCTTATAAATTGGGTAAATACTCATCCTGAATCATTTACTGAGGTTGTGATCTCAAGTGTTCGTAAGGATGTGCAGGAGGCCATTCGCCAGCATCTGAATAAGGTTATGGTTCGAGAGTTAACAGTCGGTGATATACCGCGTGAATTATTTGATTATGAAACTCCTGAAACTTTGGGTATCGATAGGTTTTTAGCTTGTTATGGAGCCACTAATCAAACTACCGAGTCAGTGGTAGTTATTGATGCCGGTACGGCTATTACCATAGATTTCATGGATCAGGATGATGTATATCACGGCGGAGTGATTGCCCCGGGGCTATCCGGTTTTGGAGAGATACTGTCGCAGAAAGCTCCGGCGCTGCCCAATGTAGAGATGGAAATTCCACATACCTGGCCTGGAAAAAGTACCGTTGATTCTCTTAAATGGGGACAAGCAGGATTCTATAAAATGGCGATCGAAGGAATACTCAAAAAATATGAAGATGAATTTGGTTCCTTTGATCTTTTTATAACCGGTGGCGACGGAGCGTTGATCGAAGCTATGATTGAACGCGATAGTAAATTGCGTCCTTTTTTAGTTTTTGATGGAATGAAACGCTTGAAAGAAAAAATTTCCAATACATAA
- a CDS encoding N-acetylmuramoyl-L-alanine amidase, which produces MRNTFLLKALPLLFISLFIFADSLAQTHLQRVSNTARSDGMGYVIRYHLTAPVDSFQIIQPAQDLIQMVLYDEDIDTTGIMLPEQSEKLKEVRLYKLEYGYGVDIYLTNDAYYKSNAYIDKNGADVLVGLTESNQEELERYTQQFLARNWYEEIVSEDALDVSPPDSYNGLYNTVKNKLRFDKIVIDPGHGGWDPGSIGYKGVKEKEITLDVAKKLGAYIEEHLPDVEVVYTRTDDSYLGLAELGHFANLAEADLYVSIHCNSFHNQYVSGAEVYFLGLSKSKASLEVMKRENSVFKEEIDQELTEDDLLIYELAHSGYISTSEKIAYMIEDQFRSRAQRKSRGVKQAPFQVLFEASMPAVLVELGFITNPAEQRFLTSDYGQNIMASALFRAIRDYKVEYEKKQAYNVSSN; this is translated from the coding sequence ATGCGCAATACCTTCCTTTTAAAAGCGCTTCCTTTGTTGTTTATTTCTCTGTTTATTTTTGCAGACAGTTTGGCTCAAACCCATCTTCAAAGAGTTTCTAATACAGCACGCAGTGATGGCATGGGGTATGTGATACGTTATCACCTAACCGCACCGGTCGATTCTTTCCAAATCATTCAGCCTGCACAAGACCTGATTCAAATGGTCTTATATGATGAGGATATTGATACTACAGGTATTATGCTTCCTGAACAAAGTGAAAAGCTTAAGGAAGTGCGATTATATAAATTAGAGTATGGCTATGGCGTTGACATTTACCTCACCAATGACGCTTACTACAAGTCAAACGCTTATATTGATAAAAATGGTGCAGACGTTTTAGTTGGCCTTACTGAATCAAACCAGGAAGAACTGGAACGCTATACCCAGCAATTTTTAGCCAGAAACTGGTATGAGGAGATTGTTTCTGAAGATGCACTGGATGTTTCCCCTCCTGATTCATATAACGGCTTATACAACACCGTAAAAAATAAGCTTCGATTTGATAAAATTGTTATTGATCCGGGACACGGTGGCTGGGATCCCGGCTCCATTGGATACAAAGGAGTAAAAGAAAAAGAAATTACATTAGACGTTGCAAAAAAATTAGGGGCGTATATTGAAGAACACCTCCCTGATGTAGAGGTCGTTTATACCCGTACCGATGATTCATACCTTGGTTTAGCTGAATTAGGGCATTTTGCAAATCTCGCTGAAGCTGATCTATATGTCTCCATTCATTGCAACTCATTTCATAATCAATATGTAAGTGGGGCCGAGGTTTACTTTTTAGGGCTTTCAAAAAGCAAGGCTTCTCTTGAAGTTATGAAAAGGGAAAACAGTGTTTTCAAAGAAGAAATTGACCAAGAATTAACCGAAGATGATCTTTTAATTTATGAACTTGCACACAGCGGTTATATTTCTACAAGCGAAAAAATAGCCTATATGATTGAAGACCAATTTAGATCCCGGGCACAGCGAAAATCCAGAGGCGTAAAGCAAGCTCCCTTCCAGGTTCTTTTCGAAGCTTCAATGCCTGCCGTTTTGGTAGAATTAGGGTTTATAACCAATCCCGCTGAACAACGATTCTTAACCAGTGATTATGGGCAAAATATTATGGCTTCTGCTCTTTTCCGGGCCATTCGCGATTACAAAGTTGAATACGAGAAGAAACAAGCGTATAACGTCTCTTCAAATTAA
- the udk gene encoding uridine kinase, with product MSKPLVIGVAGGSGSGKTTVVNYICEEFAQDNILRLEHDSYYRELKHLPFEERVKQNFDHPASLETELMIRHIQALMEGYPIEVPVYDFEAHTRKEETITATPSDVILIDGILIFSEPELLKLMDVKIFVDTDDDVRLLRRLQRDIQERGRSVDGVLAQYEKFVRPMHLEFVEPSKRYADIIIPRGGKNKVALDMVSALIRGKMNEFS from the coding sequence ATGTCTAAACCTTTAGTTATAGGGGTCGCGGGAGGAAGCGGCTCCGGAAAAACCACCGTGGTAAATTACATCTGTGAGGAATTTGCCCAAGATAACATCCTCAGGCTCGAACATGACTCTTATTATCGCGAGCTTAAACACCTCCCCTTCGAAGAACGTGTAAAACAAAACTTTGATCATCCCGCTTCACTCGAAACCGAACTCATGATTCGCCATATTCAGGCGTTGATGGAAGGTTACCCCATAGAAGTTCCGGTATATGATTTTGAAGCTCATACCCGCAAAGAAGAAACAATCACGGCTACTCCTTCCGATGTTATACTGATTGACGGCATCCTTATTTTTTCGGAGCCTGAATTATTAAAGCTCATGGATGTTAAAATTTTTGTGGATACCGACGATGATGTTCGTCTTCTCCGCCGTTTGCAGCGCGATATTCAAGAAAGGGGCCGTTCGGTGGATGGTGTACTTGCTCAGTACGAAAAATTCGTGCGTCCCATGCATCTTGAATTTGTAGAACCCAGCAAGCGCTATGCAGACATCATTATTCCCCGCGGCGGTAAAAATAAAGTAGCTTTGGATATGGTTTCAGCACTTATCCGCGGAAAAATGAATGAGTTTTCATAA
- a CDS encoding SDR family oxidoreductase, translating to MNLDSKIAIVTGASSGIGAEFSKMLVENGTEVYGLARSENKLKDLQKSLGDKFHPVKMDISKADDLEKWADSTFSRNHRPDILINNAGVMYSANVDELTMDEWHSMINVNLNGIFYLTRLIVPLMKESEQTCHIINIASIAGLLGNPTISGYNASKFGVRGFSEALFKELRYDGIKVTCVFPGSIDTNLFQKIDGMENHPNMMKTTDISSTVKFLLETDDNFLINEITMRPLNPKDPTS from the coding sequence ATGAATCTTGATTCAAAAATTGCCATCGTAACCGGAGCCAGCAGTGGAATAGGTGCTGAATTTAGCAAAATGCTCGTTGAAAATGGTACCGAAGTGTATGGGCTTGCGCGCAGTGAAAACAAACTCAAAGACCTTCAAAAATCATTGGGGGATAAATTTCACCCTGTAAAAATGGATATCTCCAAAGCAGATGATTTAGAAAAATGGGCAGATAGTACGTTTAGCAGAAACCATAGGCCGGACATCCTTATCAACAATGCCGGAGTAATGTATTCGGCTAATGTGGATGAACTTACTATGGATGAATGGCATTCGATGATTAATGTAAACCTGAACGGAATTTTTTACCTCACCCGGCTTATCGTCCCGCTGATGAAAGAAAGCGAACAAACATGCCACATCATCAATATAGCATCTATTGCCGGTTTACTGGGCAATCCTACCATTTCCGGGTATAATGCCAGCAAATTTGGCGTTCGAGGTTTCAGCGAGGCACTGTTTAAAGAACTGCGGTATGATGGCATCAAAGTCACCTGCGTATTTCCGGGCTCTATTGACACTAACTTGTTTCAGAAAATTGACGGCATGGAAAATCATCCGAATATGATGAAAACAACCGATATCTCGAGCACGGTAAAGTTCCTCCTTGAGACCGATGATAATTTCCTAATCAATGAGATCACTATGCGGCCGCTTAATCCTAAAGACCCAACTTCCTGA
- a CDS encoding prolyl oligopeptidase family serine peptidase, with amino-acid sequence MKKITAATLPTVLLLILFVNTQDTAFAQSPPDLREQYLTPPDEIAEEVLAPRHQNVTLYDLAPSQEYFLNTTQNRTLSPLSAFAKPYYNLGGLQFNPDANRSRHFTTNTTSGLQLIGARDGEISSIQTPDNAQISSASWSPDGSKVAYFAHFGNETHIYVANPENGRSRQVTRRPVLATLNTSFEWSADGQYIFTVLVPDDRGNEPQESETPTTLQVKMTTGKENRLRTYPDLLGGKFEAELLKYHTTGQLTRINVDNRRTLEIGEPAMIRNIDPDPSGEYIILQEMTEPFSYIVPVYSFGWVEEIWDLDGNKMVELRNSEIRKGIQDYDEVENYGRRDIKWRPDGEGLSLLAKAGEGMSPTRDADNDNRDPDDADDSDSKEDDEETEEDKKMDRVIQWMPPFGEEDMNTIYETEKEMESVAYSPDTQILFIEESSRNKELIYAVFLTDTAETYTIIDHKDDDFYEDPGNLMDFTGDMGVSVVRVSPDQNSVFLSGTQYYEDYEENAPRPFIDRVDIRSAEKERIFQSAEDIYENVTAVLDNEITEIVVSRESPQMQPDSWLINLENGNESKLTSNVDYNSAVTQAQRERFKVKRADGFEFWVEVTLPANWDGTPLPGIIWHYPSEFDDQEDYDERQRRHNKNDFPRVYHRSIDILVKRGYAVINSDWPISAEMGDPNDGFVWSIVQNSTVVIDSTAKRGYIDRDRMAIGGHSYGAFGTANAMIHTSFFKAGIAGDGNYNRTLTPLGFQREPRDLWRGFDRYVQMTPIFWADRMDGALLMYHGAADQNVGTWPIHSHRMFHALNGIGKTAAMYMYPHEAHGPAAEETLLDLWTRWVQWMDHYVKDKGERVSEADLGN; translated from the coding sequence ATGAAAAAAATAACCGCTGCTACTCTCCCTACAGTCTTACTTCTGATATTGTTTGTAAATACCCAAGATACAGCATTTGCTCAAAGTCCACCTGATTTAAGAGAGCAATACCTGACACCTCCCGATGAAATTGCTGAAGAAGTATTAGCTCCCCGGCATCAAAATGTCACATTATATGATCTTGCTCCTTCTCAAGAATATTTTTTAAATACCACACAGAACCGCACCCTGTCACCTCTTTCCGCTTTTGCAAAACCATATTATAATCTTGGCGGATTGCAGTTTAATCCTGATGCAAACAGAAGTCGGCATTTTACAACAAATACTACCAGCGGTTTACAATTAATTGGTGCCCGGGATGGAGAAATCTCAAGTATCCAAACACCGGATAATGCTCAGATTAGCAGTGCTTCGTGGTCACCGGACGGATCAAAAGTAGCGTATTTTGCTCATTTTGGTAATGAAACACACATATATGTTGCAAATCCTGAAAACGGCCGATCCAGGCAAGTGACACGTCGTCCTGTTTTAGCTACTCTTAATACCTCCTTTGAATGGTCGGCTGACGGCCAGTATATTTTCACAGTACTTGTTCCCGATGACCGTGGAAACGAGCCTCAAGAATCTGAAACACCGACTACACTTCAGGTTAAAATGACCACGGGTAAGGAAAACCGATTGCGCACTTATCCTGACCTTTTAGGCGGAAAGTTCGAAGCTGAGCTTCTGAAGTATCACACCACCGGACAATTGACTCGTATTAATGTAGACAATCGCCGCACCCTTGAGATAGGTGAACCGGCTATGATCCGTAATATTGATCCCGATCCTTCCGGAGAATATATCATTCTTCAAGAAATGACCGAACCCTTCTCATACATCGTCCCCGTTTACAGCTTTGGCTGGGTTGAGGAGATCTGGGATCTTGACGGAAATAAGATGGTCGAACTTCGAAATAGTGAGATCCGTAAAGGTATACAAGACTACGATGAAGTTGAAAATTATGGACGCCGGGATATTAAATGGCGACCTGACGGTGAGGGTTTAAGTCTTCTTGCAAAAGCCGGTGAAGGTATGAGCCCGACAAGAGATGCCGATAATGACAACCGGGATCCTGATGATGCAGACGATTCCGATTCTAAAGAAGACGATGAAGAAACGGAAGAGGACAAGAAAATGGATCGGGTGATCCAATGGATGCCTCCTTTCGGTGAAGAGGATATGAACACGATTTATGAAACTGAAAAAGAAATGGAGTCAGTAGCCTATTCTCCAGATACTCAAATTTTATTTATTGAAGAATCTTCGAGAAACAAAGAGTTGATTTACGCTGTTTTCCTTACTGATACTGCAGAGACCTATACCATCATAGATCATAAAGATGATGATTTCTATGAAGATCCCGGAAACCTTATGGATTTTACTGGAGATATGGGTGTTTCTGTAGTCAGGGTTTCACCGGATCAGAATAGCGTATTCTTATCAGGCACTCAGTATTATGAAGACTATGAGGAAAATGCGCCTCGTCCATTTATCGACAGAGTTGATATTCGCTCCGCAGAAAAGGAGCGTATTTTCCAAAGTGCTGAAGATATCTATGAAAATGTAACAGCCGTTTTGGATAATGAGATCACGGAAATAGTCGTTTCCCGGGAATCTCCACAGATGCAGCCCGATTCATGGCTAATTAACCTGGAAAATGGCAATGAATCTAAGCTAACCTCAAATGTAGATTATAATTCAGCCGTCACTCAGGCTCAGCGAGAACGCTTTAAGGTTAAACGTGCTGATGGTTTTGAATTTTGGGTAGAAGTTACCCTTCCCGCAAATTGGGATGGCACACCACTGCCCGGTATTATCTGGCATTACCCATCAGAGTTTGATGATCAGGAAGATTACGATGAACGTCAACGCAGACATAACAAAAATGACTTTCCCAGAGTCTATCACCGGTCTATAGATATATTGGTTAAAAGAGGATATGCAGTAATTAATTCTGACTGGCCAATTTCAGCAGAAATGGGTGACCCAAATGACGGATTCGTTTGGAGCATCGTTCAGAACAGTACCGTTGTTATTGACAGCACCGCAAAACGCGGATACATTGATCGTGACCGAATGGCCATTGGCGGACATAGTTATGGTGCCTTCGGAACAGCAAACGCCATGATTCATACTTCATTCTTCAAAGCCGGCATTGCCGGAGACGGGAACTACAACCGAACACTCACCCCCCTTGGGTTTCAGCGTGAACCGAGAGATCTTTGGAGAGGTTTTGACCGTTATGTACAAATGACCCCTATCTTTTGGGCCGACCGAATGGACGGAGCCTTATTAATGTATCACGGCGCAGCAGATCAGAATGTAGGCACCTGGCCAATCCACTCCCACCGCATGTTTCATGCCCTGAATGGAATTGGCAAAACAGCTGCTATGTATATGTATCCACATGAAGCGCACGGACCTGCAGCAGAAGAAACATTACTAGACCTTTGGACCCGTTGGGTTCAATGGATGGACCACTACGTTAAAGATAAAGGAGAGCGCGTTTCAGAAGCTGATCTTGGCAACTAG
- a CDS encoding Zn-dependent hydrolase: protein MKRIKPLLSVFLMIVLLYACTSENETSMSIDDRLSQYTSFTLKADLSDLSENQKKMIPLLIDAAKEMEKVFWLQAYGNKAELLTQLSLKQQRFAEINYGPWDRLNGNEPFIQGVGEKPAGANFYPADITKEEFEAWDSEDKNSLYTLVRRAEDGSLLTIPYSTAFAEEHQNAAAKLNEAAELAEDPGFKKYLELRAAALLNDEYQESDLAWMDMKNNSIELVIGPIETYEDQLFGYKAAHEAFVLIKDKEWSDRLSKYAEVLPELQRGLPVPEEYKSETPGTDSDLNAYDAVYYAGDANAGSKTIAINLPNDEQVQLEKGTRRLQLKNSMRAKYDKILVPISEVLIAEDQQQYISFDAFFGNTMFHEVAHGLGVKNTITGKGTVREALQNHASALEEGKADVLGLYMVNSLREKDMIEDGSQQEDYVTFLASIFRSIRFGSSSAHGRANLIRFNYFRELGAFSYDPATETYRINFDKVGEAVDALSEEILTLQGNGDYEAVDAFVKKYAVQTDQLKASLDKLSEQNIPVDITFEQGVDVLGL from the coding sequence ATGAAAAGAATCAAACCCTTACTATCCGTCTTTTTGATGATCGTATTGCTTTATGCATGTACGAGTGAAAATGAAACTTCCATGTCTATTGATGACCGTCTAAGCCAATATACCTCCTTTACGTTAAAAGCAGATCTGTCTGATTTGTCGGAAAATCAGAAAAAAATGATTCCGCTTTTAATTGATGCCGCTAAGGAAATGGAAAAAGTGTTTTGGCTTCAGGCTTATGGGAATAAAGCTGAACTGCTTACTCAATTGAGTTTGAAACAGCAACGATTTGCTGAAATTAATTATGGGCCCTGGGACCGTCTGAACGGTAACGAGCCATTTATTCAAGGGGTCGGTGAGAAGCCGGCCGGAGCTAATTTTTATCCTGCTGACATAACTAAAGAGGAATTTGAAGCATGGGATTCAGAGGATAAAAATAGTTTATATACCTTAGTACGCCGGGCGGAAGATGGTTCGTTGCTTACCATACCGTACAGTACTGCATTTGCCGAAGAGCACCAAAATGCAGCTGCTAAATTGAATGAAGCGGCTGAATTGGCTGAAGATCCCGGTTTTAAGAAATATCTGGAATTACGGGCTGCAGCTTTACTGAATGATGAGTATCAGGAAAGTGATTTAGCATGGATGGATATGAAGAATAATTCCATAGAATTGGTCATAGGCCCAATCGAAACATATGAAGATCAGCTCTTTGGATATAAAGCCGCTCACGAGGCTTTCGTGTTGATTAAAGACAAGGAGTGGAGCGACCGCCTTTCGAAATATGCGGAGGTGTTACCGGAATTACAACGCGGGCTTCCTGTTCCGGAAGAATACAAATCAGAAACACCCGGTACAGATTCAGATTTGAATGCTTATGATGCCGTTTATTATGCCGGAGATGCCAATGCTGGCTCCAAAACGATTGCAATCAATTTACCAAATGATGAGCAGGTACAGTTGGAAAAAGGAACCCGCCGGTTACAGCTGAAAAATTCAATGCGAGCCAAATACGATAAAATCCTGGTTCCAATCTCCGAAGTCTTGATTGCAGAAGACCAACAGCAATACATTAGTTTTGACGCATTTTTTGGAAATACGATGTTCCATGAGGTGGCTCACGGTTTGGGAGTTAAAAACACAATTACCGGCAAGGGAACTGTTCGTGAAGCATTGCAAAACCATGCATCAGCCCTCGAAGAAGGCAAGGCAGATGTACTCGGGTTATATATGGTGAATTCCCTGCGTGAAAAAGACATGATCGAAGACGGGAGTCAACAAGAAGATTACGTGACTTTCCTGGCCAGTATTTTCCGTTCTATTCGTTTTGGTTCTTCCAGTGCCCACGGACGCGCCAATTTGATTCGGTTCAATTATTTCCGGGAATTGGGGGCGTTTAGTTATGACCCGGCGACTGAAACTTACCGTATCAATTTTGATAAGGTAGGGGAAGCAGTAGATGCTCTATCTGAAGAGATCCTGACTCTCCAGGGTAACGGAGATTATGAAGCAGTAGATGCCTTTGTGAAAAAATATGCTGTGCAAACAGACCAGCTAAAAGCTTCTTTGGATAAACTATCTGAGCAAAATATTCCGGTAGACATAACTTTTGAGCAAGGTGTGGATGTATTGGGGCTGTAG
- a CDS encoding mechanosensitive ion channel domain-containing protein gives MHLLNKISVFIAVLMAGISVPFSISAQTGPPSGSPADTSQIKDLAADSIFMQKIDSLLNQRLARLDSVAQNIQGSSRTAIDSAASEFEGEAQQALARLEQVISWKKVIFVILFFMAIYYVTAFISRVLDNFSERVSKYRLRIKRMIPIFRVVLWTFAIYVAIAGIIQPPYATVITVMASVGIAVGLASQDVLKNLFGGVMLILDRPFQVGDKIQFNDHYGEVQQIGLRSSRIVTPGDSIVTIPNGELIKTAVANANTGALDCMVITEIFLPAECPVEEVKEIAYKAVISSRFVYLQKPISILIENEMHQRRFILKLKVKAYVLDIRYEFPFQSDVTELILAELNRKGIITNEEIVEKIHNH, from the coding sequence ATGCATTTATTAAATAAAATATCTGTTTTTATTGCTGTTTTGATGGCGGGAATTAGCGTCCCTTTTTCAATATCGGCTCAAACCGGTCCACCATCAGGATCACCGGCTGATACATCACAAATAAAGGACTTAGCCGCCGATTCTATCTTTATGCAGAAAATAGATTCTCTGCTTAATCAAAGATTAGCACGTTTGGATTCCGTGGCTCAAAACATACAGGGAAGCTCACGAACAGCGATAGATTCTGCCGCATCAGAGTTTGAGGGAGAAGCCCAACAGGCACTTGCCCGGTTAGAGCAGGTAATCTCATGGAAGAAAGTAATTTTTGTTATTCTCTTTTTTATGGCCATTTACTATGTGACGGCTTTTATAAGTAGGGTTTTGGATAACTTTTCTGAGAGGGTTTCAAAGTATCGCCTCCGCATTAAAAGAATGATCCCCATATTCAGGGTAGTTTTATGGACTTTTGCCATTTATGTAGCTATTGCCGGAATAATTCAACCACCGTATGCAACGGTGATAACCGTAATGGCTTCAGTGGGAATTGCAGTAGGATTGGCTTCACAAGATGTTCTTAAAAATCTTTTTGGAGGGGTGATGCTGATTTTGGATCGTCCATTCCAGGTAGGTGATAAAATACAATTTAATGATCATTATGGAGAGGTACAGCAAATCGGTTTGCGTTCAAGCCGAATTGTTACTCCCGGGGATTCAATTGTTACTATTCCAAACGGAGAATTAATTAAAACAGCGGTAGCAAATGCCAACACCGGAGCATTAGACTGCATGGTTATTACTGAAATATTTCTACCGGCGGAGTGTCCTGTAGAAGAGGTTAAAGAAATTGCTTATAAAGCAGTTATTTCATCTCGATTTGTATACTTACAAAAACCTATTAGTATTTTGATTGAGAATGAGATGCACCAACGCCGATTTATTTTAAAGCTGAAGGTTAAGGCTTACGTACTGGATATTCGCTATGAATTTCCTTTTCAAAGTGATGTCACGGAACTGATACTTGCAGAATTGAATAGGAAAGGAATTATCACAAATGAAGAAATAGTTGAAAAAATTCATAACCATTAA